The Candidatus Syntrophosphaera sp. DNA window TTGCCGGGACCTGTACAGATATTTATCCACTACCTTCATCTGCGGATAGGCGGGATAATCGGTTTTTAGCTTAATCAGGACATCGGTGGCAGCGCTGTTATTGCCCAGGCGATACTGGGTCATCCCCACCTTGAGCAGTGCGTCCCAAGCCTTTTTGTGCCTGGGCCAGCCATCCGCCACGGCCTGGAACTGGCGCAACGCTTTGGCGTAGTTTTCCGCCGCGTAGTAGTTTTCACCGATCCAGTAATGGGCATTGGGGGTCAGTTCCCCTTCCGGATAGAGCTGGAGGAATTCTTCGAAGAGGAGGATGGACCTTTCATGATTGCGCTTGTAATATTCAGCCAGGGCCACCTGATAGCGCTTGTTCATGGCATGGGCCCGCTCCGGATCGAGGGTTTGCACCTGCCTGACGATCTCCTCGCCCAGGTCTGTGGTCAATTCCGTGAGCCCGCCGCTCACCTGGACCACACGTTCCCGGATGCTGTCCAGGCCCGCTTTCTGCTCCTCCCGGGCGCTTCTGATGTCTGCTTTAGCGGCCTCCAGATCGGCCTCGAGGCTGGTGAGACGGCCCAGGATGCCGCTGAGAACGGATTGCTGGG harbors:
- the ybgF gene encoding tol-pal system protein YbgF → MTKFLVLLMTMLLILGACVSNKQFSEEKQSRDAELESAKLEIDRNRRSIEELIMQLNEVYAQLSALSTMQTQIDATAASVSHMEAELADVNYRLYESLDGSVKPDRPRRFVPPEGDQHFEEYMQLLERMKDESAYFATKYELTLLAEECTQLAQTLRDLANQVQAIAATMSGVDVAGTGDRYTQQSVLSGILGRLTSLEADLEAAKADIRSAREEQKAGLDSIRERVVQVSGGLTELTTDLGEEIVRQVQTLDPERAHAMNKRYQVALAEYYKRNHERSILLFEEFLQLYPEGELTPNAHYWIGENYYAAENYAKALRQFQAVADGWPRHKKAWDALLKVGMTQYRLGNNSAATDVLIKLKTDYPAYPQMKVVDKYLYRSRQ